In a genomic window of Wyeomyia smithii strain HCP4-BCI-WySm-NY-G18 chromosome 1, ASM2978416v1, whole genome shotgun sequence:
- the LOC129717236 gene encoding uncharacterized protein LOC129717236 — protein sequence MEMNTEAEWIENTTKTEIPDYVERTLMLGPNFNIENRRDVPYIELIASIEKVIQNKENADEIRSEVSNAMINHINYRHQPHHPPGEWIEKEVIKSKKFIKANPNLVITKADKGSKTVIMEADEYHEKMVNLLTDENTFIDRWHSKGYIGFRTQKSLKESSCNPPRIYGLPKIHKDNRPLRPVVSTIGSATYNIARYLAGIIAKVVGKTDYHVRNSFDFAEEIAGVQTSEGEVLFSLDVVSLYTNVPVDYALGCLEERLGEVEHHTKIDKESFVEAVKIVLESTFFVYQGTMYGQTFGVPMGSPLSPVIANVVMEKLEQECIRKLEANQIQMKVYKRYVDDCMCVAGVEHIQMIVDTFNSFHDRLQFTVEMEVEGKIKFLDMTLERENDRIMTAWLPKQQIGRYLDYTSKSPFQHKHNTAIALFDRAIKLSCGGKRREALNHASEILRKNNYPSWFTDRVKKDRIHKHYNTLETQNRTTQPPKYISVPYIPCLSEKIRKILRRHDMTLASRPQNKIKHKIFSKMKDRIPPGKQKNVVYSVPCGTNDGKTYIGQTKRMLEVRIAEHKNDCRNKNPKSGLATHTIEEGHVFDFDNTAILERIDDPATRMIAEVFHIKKEGEMRTVNLQRECGNFNTTYNGLLAPLRREPKTRTRTNATDDEVGNIGVEQGNFLLV from the exons ATGGAGATGAACACAGAAGCGGAATGGATAGAGAACACAACAAAAACGGAGATTCCGGACTACGTAGAACGCACACTGATGCTGGGCCCAAACTTCAACATCGAGAACAGACGAGACGTTCCGTATATCGAGCTGATAGCAAGCATCGAAAAAGTTATCCAGAACAAAGAAAATGCAGACGAGATCAGGTCGGAAGTTTCCAACGCTATGATCAATCACATTAATTACCGCCACCAACCCCACCACCCTCCGGGAGAATGGATCGAGAAAGAGGTTATCAAAAGTAAGAAGTTTATAAAGGCAAACCCGAACCTGGTCATCACGAAAGCTGACAAAGGTAGCAAAACAGTAATTATGGAGGCTGATGAGTACCACGAAAAAATGGTTAACCTGCTCACGGACGAGAACAC ttTCATCGACCGATGGCACAGCAAAGGATACATCGGCTTTCGGACACAAAAGAGCCTGAAGGAATCCAGTTGCAATCCACCACGCATTTACGGATTACCGAAAATACATAAAGACAACCGACCCCTCCGGCCGGTGGTGTCCACGATTGGATCGGCAACATATAACATTGCCAGATATCTTGCCGGAATAATTGCCAAGGTGGTAGGAAAAACGGATTACCACGTCCGTAATAGTTTTGATTTTGCCGAGGAGATAGCAGGAGTCCAGACGAGTGAAGGAGAAGTTCTGTTTTCATTGGACGTGGTCTCCCTATACACCAACGTACCAGTGGACTACGCATTGGGATGCTTGGAGGAAAGATTGGGAGAAGTGGAACACCATACGAAGATCGACAAGGAGAGCTTCGTCGAAGCAGTGAAAATAGTGCTTGAGTCAACCTTCTTCGTGTATCAGGGAACCATGTATGGACAGACCTTCGGTGTACCCATGGGCTCGCCGTTATCACCAGTGATTGCCAACGTAGTCATGGAAAAACTGGAGCAGGAGTGCATAAGGAAACTGGAGGCCAATCAAATACAAATGAAAGTTTATAAACGGTACGTAGATGATTGCATGTGTGTGGCAGGTGTTGAACACATTCAGATGATCGTAGACACGTTCAACAGTTTTCACGATCGTTTGCAGTTCACGGTGGAAATGGAGGTGGAGGGTAAAATTAAATTCCTGGACATGACACTAGAGCGCGAAAACGATCGAATCATGACAGCATGGCTACCGAAACAGCAGATTGGACGGTATCTAGATTATACATCCAAGAGCCCCTTCCAACACAAACATAACACGGCGATCGCACTTTTTGATCGGGCTATAAAGTTGTCCTGTGGGGGAAAACGAAGGGAGGCCCTCAATCATGCAAGTGAAATTTTAAGGAAAAATAACTATCCATCATGGTTTACCGATAGAGTAAAAAAGGACAGAATACACAAACACTATAACACATTGGAAACACAAAACAGAACAACACAGCCACCAAAATACATATCAGTCCCCTACATACCGTGTCTGAgtgagaaaattagaaaaatattgcGACGTCATGATATGACTCTAGCCTCACGACCGCAAAACAAGATCAAACATAAAATCTTTAGCAAAATGAAAGATCGAATACCACCAGGCAAACAGAAGAACGTGGTATACTCTGTACCATGTGGAACGAACGACGGTAAAACGTACATCGGTCAGACGAAACGCATGCTGGAGGTGAGGATAGCGGAACACAAGAACGACTGTAGGAATAAGAATCCGAAATCTGGACTAGCCACACACACAATAGAGGAAGGACATGTGTTCGATTTCGACAACACCGCAATTCTAGAACGCATAGACGACCCGGCAACCAGGATGATTGCAGAGGTATTTCACATCAAGAAGGAAGGCGAAATGCGAACGGTTAACCTACAGCGTGAGTGTGGCAATTTCAACACCACCTACAACGGACTATTGGCTCCGTTAAGGAGAGAGCCGAAAACGCGAACACGAACGAATGCTACCGATGATGAAGTGGGCAACATAGGGGTTGAGCAGGGAAATTTCTTGTTAGTATAG
- the LOC129717235 gene encoding uncharacterized protein LOC129717235, whose product MDNDISKRELEKVMFKHRVRILSIMIADTKRTIANLKKVKQNVNQKLEEKFEQSDAQRVRKMAEEKALAVYSKVREREVRKLARLKATSIMEMNTEAEWIENTTKTEIPDYVERTLMLGPNFNIENRRDVPYIELIASIEKVIQNKENADEIRSEVSNAMINHINYRHQPHHPPGEWIEKEVIKSKKFIKANPNLVITKADKGSKTVIMEADEYHEKMVNLLTDENTFIDRWHSKGYIGFRTQKSLKESSCNPPRIYGLPKIHKDNRPLRPVVSTIGSATYNIARYLAGIIAKVVGKTDYHVRNSFDFAEEIAGVQTSEGEVLFSLDVVSLYTNVPVDYALGCLEERWGEVEHHTKIDKKSFVEAVKIVLESTFFVYQGTMYGQTFGVPMGSPLSPVIANVVMEKLEQECIRKLEANQIQMKVYKRYVDDCMCVAGVEHIQMIVDTFNSFHDRLQFTVEMEVEGKIKFLDMTLERENDRIMTAWLPKQQIGRYLDYTSKSPFQHKHNTAIALFDRAIKLSCGGKRREALNHASEILRKNNYPSWFTDRVKKDRIHKHYNTLETQNRTTQPPKYISVPYIPCLSEKIRKILRRHDMTLASRPQNKIKHKIFSKMKDRIPPGKQKNVVYSVPCGTNDGKTYIGQTKRMLEVRIAEHKNDCRNKNPKSGLATHTIEEGHVFDFDNTAILERIDDPATRMIAEVFHIKKEGEMRTVNLQRECGNFNTTYNGLLAPLRREPKTRTRTNATDDEVGNIGVEQGNFLLV is encoded by the exons ATGGATAATGATATTTCGAAACGAGAACTGGAGAAGGTGATGTTCAAACACCGGGTCCGAATTCTTAGCATAATGATAGCAGACACCAAAAGAACGATTGCGAACCTCAAAAAAGTCAAACAAAACGTGAACCAAAAATTAGAGGAAAAGTTCGAACAAAGTGATGCACAGAGAGTACGGAAAATGGCGGAGGAGAAAGCACTAGCAGTGTACAGCAAGGTGAGAGAAAGAGAGGTTAGAAAGTTGGCCAGGTTGAAGGCAACAAGTATCATGGAGATGAACACAGAAGCGGAATGGATAGAGAACACAACAAAAACGGAGATTCCGGACTACGTAGAACGCACACTGATGCTGGGCCCAAACTTCAACATCGAGAACAGACGAGACGTTCCGTATATCGAGCTGATAGCAAGCATCGAAAAAGTTATCCAGAACAAAGAAAATGCAGACGAGATCAGGTCGGAAGTTTCCAACGCTATGATCAATCACATTAATTACCGCCACCAACCCCACCACCCTCCGGGAGAATGGATCGAGAAAGAGGTTATCAAAAGTAAGAAGTTTATAAAGGCAAACCCGAACCTGGTCATCACGAAAGCTGACAAAGGTAGCAAAACAGTAATTATGGAGGCTGATGAGTACCACGAAAAAATGGTTAACCTGCTCACGGACGAGAACAC ttTCATCGACCGATGGCACAGCAAAGGATACATCGGCTTTCGGACACAAAAGAGCCTGAAGGAATCCAGTTGCAATCCACCACGCATTTACGGATTACCGAAAATACATAAAGACAACCGACCCCTCCGGCCGGTGGTGTCCACGATTGGATCGGCAACATATAACATTGCCAGATATCTTGCCGGAATAATTGCCAAGGTGGTAGGAAAAACGGATTACCACGTCCGTAATAGTTTTGATTTTGCCGAGGAGATAGCAGGAGTCCAGACGAGTGAAGGAGAAGTTCTGTTTTCATTGGACGTGGTCTCCCTATACACCAACGTACCAGTGGACTACGCATTGGGATGCTTGGAGGAAAGATGGGGAGAAGTGGAACACCATACGAAGATCGACAAGAAGAGCTTCGTCGAAGCAGTGAAAATAGTGCTTGAGTCAACCTTCTTCGTGTATCAGGGAACCATGTATGGACAGACCTTCGGTGTACCCATGGGCTCGCCGTTATCACCAGTGATTGCCAACGTAGTCATGGAAAAACTGGAGCAGGAGTGCATAAGGAAACTGGAGGCCAATCAAATACAAATGAAAGTTTATAAACGGTACGTAGATGATTGCATGTGTGTGGCAGGTGTTGAACACATTCAGATGATCGTAGACACGTTCAACAGTTTTCACGATCGTTTGCAGTTCACGGTGGAAATGGAGGTGGAGGGTAAAATTAAATTCCTGGACATGACACTAGAGCGCGAAAACGATCGAATCATGACAGCATGGCTACCGAAACAGCAGATTGGACGGTATCTAGATTATACATCCAAGAGCCCCTTCCAACACAAACATAACACGGCGATCGCACTTTTTGATCGGGCTATAAAGTTGTCCTGTGGGGGAAAACGAAGGGAGGCCCTCAATCATGCAAGTGAAATTTTAAGGAAAAATAACTATCCATCATGGTTTACCGATAGAGTAAAAAAGGACAGAATACACAAACACTATAACACATTGGAAACACAAAACAGAACAACACAGCCACCAAAATACATATCAGTCCCCTACATACCGTGTCTGAgtgagaaaattagaaaaatattgcGACGTCATGATATGACTCTAGCCTCACGACCGCAAAACAAGATCAAACATAAAATCTTTAGCAAAATGAAAGATCGAATACCACCAGGCAAACAGAAGAACGTGGTATACTCTGTACCATGTGGAACGAACGACGGTAAAACGTACATCGGTCAGACGAAACGCATGCTGGAGGTGAGGATAGCGGAACACAAGAACGACTGTAGGAATAAGAATCCGAAATCTGGACTAGCCACACACACAATAGAGGAAGGACATGTGTTCGATTTCGACAACACCGCAATTCTAGAACGCATAGACGACCCGGCAACCAGGATGATTGCAGAGGTATTTCACATCAAGAAGGAAGGCGAAATGCGAACGGTTAACCTACAGCGTGAGTGTGGCAATTTCAACACCACCTACAACGGACTATTGGCTCCGTTAAGGAGAGAGCCGAAAACGCGAACACGAACGAATGCTACCGATGATGAAGTGGGCAACATAGGGGTTGAGCAGGGAAATTTCTTGTTAGTATAG